The Bactrocera dorsalis isolate Fly_Bdor chromosome 2, ASM2337382v1, whole genome shotgun sequence region TGGTTGTTGCCGCCTGATTCACTTGCTGCTGGTTCTCGTTTGTCTGTTTGGCATAAATCAGCATATTTTTCCAGACCATACAACCGTCATTGGTATAGTTATACGCGTTTAATTATACGAGTTATTTCGGTTTGAGTTTAATTTTCAGCTGCGTTCCTTGTCGGAATTGAAATGAAGAATTTACAATTAGTAGACTGTCCAAGAATATATTGCAATTGTACTCACATAATTCAGAAGGTTCGTGAGGACTGAGTTTTTGCTCACAAACAGAGAGTTTCGAATTCTTTGAAGACGCTGACATCTTTTTGCTTACTAACCTCAAAAGGAGATGTTGCATATGGATCATGATTGCTAGATCATCTGAGGTGTGgacttatgaaaatataaataggGAAATTATCCTATGAGTTTTCCACATTTACGGAATTTAATGTGCTTTAATAATCAGTGATTAATTTTGAATCATTTTGAAGTTCCTTGTTCTGGCATCCGATATCCAAGAGGACTTCCGAAAAGGTGTTTGGCAGGGACGAAGGCTTTGTGCCCAAAATTAActcaaaaccaaaaaccaagaAAGCTTATAATTAAGAATGACTAGTCAAAACTTTGATTGTAGGCAAAATGGCAGCTTCCTCAAAAACTCACTcactttggaaaaaaatatatatttcagacTGGCTTAAAAAATTGACTTATATCCCAAAAATATTAATCCCTTGATCATTACCTGAcaaatataactatatatttgaaaaagctGGATCCGGCCTTTCGCAGAAACAGAAATTAGAAAATTGtatcattattttaatataaaattttgtattcttCTGCTTAAACTATTTCTTGCAGTTGCAACGCATGTGATAGTCTCTTTCCATCACTAATGATACTCGAACATCACAAAGAGGAGTTTGAACACTGGAGCGACGACGAGATCAGTCGGCAGGTTTGCTGTAGACGAAATCGGGGTGACGATTACTTTACTGATACCGACTCCTTCACCAGTGAGGCGGAGAGCGAGGACATGGAGCGGTTATTGTAAATCGCCTCCAAGAATTGAGCTGAGAGAACTATTATATATAAGCATGAATGGCAGATATTTTACAAAagagcttacaaaatatatgtaaggGACATCCAAGGCGTATCAAAGTCTGCttacaagaaaatcgaaaaCGAGATGGCATTCAATGCTGTCAAAGCAATACAAGTACAAGGAAAGCCGTTCGAAAAATTCTTTGTGTGAAACCGCTCGTGCGTGCCCGAGTCAACAAGTTGATTAAACTAACATATGCTAGGTGTTTTTATATCCCAAAAGTCCACAACCTTTGACCGCAAGCGCTCTTTTCAAGTGTGTACGACATCAAAAAGCAAACATCTAAGCAAATTATAGCCACTGGAAATAAATAAGTGAACATAACGGTACAATAATCGAGTACGCAATTGTGTGTGAACAAGGGTGGTAGCATAGCGGTACTTCATTGGAGCAAATGTACAATATAAGTTAAGTTTAAAGTTAAGAGATCATCCTCCCCATTAAAAATAGGGTTAAttgaatatattgtaaataaaacgactCTAGGTGGTGGAGAAGATTCTCATGCAAGAACACGCTTACCAATGTACTTATTATACCTGTAAAGCCAGTGTGAAAGGCTTGTAtgactttttatttctaatttgaaTATTCGAAGGTATTGGTCCTCACACGTATGTAAATATGAGGGAACTCAAACAGAAGAATAAATATAATTCCAATGATATATTGTTATACGTAGTTAGTTTGGTTTGCCAAGAGAGGCTTTGGTACGACCCTAAGGTGTGGATTTCGCGGCACTAAAGGTACATGACCTCCTCTTTGAGTATCTTACGACGGACTAAGGGAAACTTGATATTCCTAAAACTGGATAACTGATATGAATATTACTATCTTTTTACCTACCTCACAGTCAGTTTTGGATTCATTGGTAAGGATCAAAGCAAATTGTGCTCGCCCTCGGAATTTATCCAACATCGACAAGTTTTCCTTTGTTCCAACCCAAATCAACTCAATAACGGAAGCGCAGTCATATGATATTTTCGAGAATGATGTCTTTTGCCGGAAATGCGAACATCGGAGCCGAAGTGTTCTTAAGCTTACACTGAGTCGAAGAACAACTGGCAGTCAGAAGAGTCAACAAGTAATATTGACTGCgttcttatatatttgtaaatatgtacttatcaAATATTCCTGAGTCACTACACACGTATTGCACACGGCTCtttgtgagtgtgtttgtattAAAGTTGATATGTACTTTTGTAATAGATATTGCGaataatactcgtataaatgTATCAGCTTTAATTGCAACTgttttgctttgattttataTGTGTTTGTCTGTCCAAGTGTGTATATAGAAGCATATAGAATTTgtattgtttatatatgtatactttagatatgtatgtgtgcattcgttttaataaaatatcatttatcACTTAGTGATAGTATACGAGTTTAGTAcgtatttctatatatgtatgtatatatgtaagtaaatgaaaatgaattttgaTGTTTACTTAAATGAAAATCTGTACTCAAATTTACCACAGATGTATAGACACACGAcataaacgaaaataaattcatttatttatcttgGACGTTGAGTGAAATTTTCATTGCGGTCAATGCTGATAGATATTGGATTTTATTAAGTATTTGGTGAGCAATTATTTTCTAATTGAGGTTAAATTTCACTGAATTTATTCCCATTGATAGCTGACAATAATATTAGAtattagaatttattatttattttaggagAACCTTAGGTTAGCACCGTTATATGTAATCACATAGTGTTTGTGTGTTGTCTCATTAATTAATTCGTGCACGATTATGAAATATTGGTTTGAACGAAGGTGAAAGTGTAAggcacaaattaaaaaaattaagaaaaaaactattttgaatatttctccGAACTAAAACAGCTATTAATCGCAAATACTTATCTGTATCTTTTAATAAGCTATATGGATTAATACTACTATggtcaaaaaatagtaagactttgttcatagtttcaaaattcataatttatttttcaaagtctATGTCGGCCCCTCTAAGTATTCCCCCTTGCTCCCAcaacacttatgccaacgttttttccaatcctctaaacagttgttaaatgcaaatttcggAATAGTCTTTAGCACACGTAGTGATTCTcgtttaatgttttcaattgactcaaatCGGTTTCCCGTTTGAGTTTGAGTTGGCTGCCAGAAGAAATCAGGTGAATAtgatattggttaaaaattagGTGGAAAAACTCATAAAGAatcgacggtgcattatcgtgctGCAAGAGGTGTCCGCCCACAATTCTgtcctctttttacgaatagcttcgcgcaaatgacACACAACACTCAAATAgcattccttgttgacagtttggtcagTCGGAaagagtgcaccacacctcgataatcgaacaaaactgtcaacataatcttAATTTTGACCTGCTCTGACGTGGTGTTTTTCAGCTTCGACTcgcctttgccacgatattcggccgattgatcgtctgtttcgtaagcatatttcgaatttcgaattttttgtggcgttatgttggtactcatgtctctcacttatgccgacatgCTCGGCCATTTAGAATGTTCATcctcctgtgactttttcttgttccctaaactgaagaggcccatgaaaggacgacgttacgcttctcttgacgagataaagacggcatcgaaggaggaactgaagaagataaaaaaattattttttgaagtgcttcgaagattggaaaaaccgttgggacaagtgtataatatctcatggggattacttggaaggggacaaaatagatattcatgaataaataaataatttttgaaaaaacacaaaattcgcgatactttttgaacacacttcGTATGATTCctcatacaaaatttaatggaatttctttgtaaaatattttcattcatgtaAAAATCACTGAATCACTTTACTAATAATTAGTTTGATGTGACATTTTGCATAGATGTCACTGAGAGTcatattaacataaaaaaagtttgaatactgggttttcgagcaaaatttaaattaaaaagtcttactattttttgcccacagctCCAGgcggaaaattaattaattttgaatttggaaGCTGAGTGAATGAATTGGCGCTCAACAAAGTCTGCTCCATGTATGGACCAAATTTAAAAGTCAAGTTCGAAATAATTTACATAAGCGGCGGGTCCAcaattctataaatatttgcatgctACACAAATCGAAGTTCATTGCTAGACTCAACCACAAGAGTTAACTTTGATCTGCCCGAATTGTTATGCATGTCTTAAATGTTATAAAGCACGTGCTAACGCTTAACGGCTTGAGATTATATATACAACGCTAACAGCTGAATTAATTATGCAAGCGTTTTGTAAGCGGTGAAGAAGCAATAAACTTAGTCTAGCGCTAACATATTGAGCTAAAAACCAGTCTTTTGGTATGTTACACGTTGAAGAAACGGGATAACACACATTGTATACTAAATCACTAGTTAAACAttaaaattgacttaattaaCGGCATTAGGTGTCAAGAGATGTGAATGAAATTGGTGAAGATATACCAAAAAGAAGAAATGTCAAGTCCAGAAATAGAATGAAATGctaaaaaatcaataacttgCAGAAGGATTACTTCGAATGTCTCTCTTATTAAAACATAATCAAAAGAGACAACAAAATGTCTATAGTTCCCTTCTTGCGGCAGAAAAAATATCACGACATGTCTTTACGGACATCGGCCATTTAAATTAACTAAAGCATAAACCGTGAAACCGTGTAAGGCCCAATAACACCGAGCAGCGTGTAGGGTATAGATGTAGAAGGAGTGAAATATAGAACCTTATTAAATTAGCATTCTGCTTAGTCAAGGTGTCGAACATTTTGGTTTCCTATTTGGCTTAACCAATTTACTAAAACTGTTGAAGCCGAATTCGTTGCCAATTGGAATTGAATAATTTTGGGAATAATGAATGTTGGGAATTTCTTCAATACAAGTTTTCGACCAGTCTGCACCTCGCTCTTCTCTCGCCCGTCTGTTTGTGGGACGTGTGTAAATTGAATATTCGATATGAACACACATGCCTCTCCCCACTATTTTTGCCGGCTATTTGcataatattcataaataaatgctTTAATGTATGCTGATGTTTTTTGCAGACATTGGAGACCTAAGAAATATGAGTGAGCAAAATTCTAATCGCTTTTATAGCACGTTCGAGCCGCTTTTAACTTTCACATTCTTCTCTTTTGCCGGCCTTTTTGAAagatatacatttttgtatttgataATCGCTTAAGAACTGCATATTAAGCCCTGAACTTGAAATACAAGAATTATTGGTAACAGACCGACTCCTCCTCACTTTGATATAAAATAGCGGGAATAAAGAACTCGAGCTTATTTCATTTACCGTTGCTGAACAGTAAATAAGCagattaaaaataatgtttcacTATTGTGTGGTAAGGAATTTATATTAGTTAACTTAATTGGCtggattttaattaattctgtCTTGGTGTTATTGTAGTGTCTAAGCCTGTTGGTTATCGCTTCGGCTCAGGATGTGGGTTATAACTACGCCAGCGCCAGCGTTCCCGAGCCACAGGTGCTTCTTGCGCCACCCGAACCCGCAGCTGCTCCAGAATATGTCTCCACTCCAGTAGCTGCCGCCACGCAGCAACACATTCAGCAAGCTGCACCTGCCACCGTATACCGTAAGGAATTCTACATCTTCACCGCGCCCGCCGAGTCTGTCGTTCATCAGTCGGTTGTGCCCGCAGCTCAGCCCGCGCCCATTGTAAAGAAACACTTGAATGTGGTTTTGATTAAGGCGCCTGAGAGCGGCAAATCTCGCTACCAGCCACTGCACACCTCAGTGCCCCATGTTACCGAGGAGTCACGGACACAGATTTACGTACTCAACAAGGAGCCCAGTCGTCAGGCGATTAGGCCAGCTGCGTCCCAGCAGCACACCACCACATACAAAACGCACAAGCCGGAAGTGCATTACCTCAAGTACAGTACACCCGCGGAGGCGGAACAACTGCAACAGCAGATTGTACAGCAATACGGCGGCGGTCATGTGATTGAATTAGGCGGGCGCGGTGCTGCCTCAAATGTGCATACACAATATGTTGCTCCAGCCGCTTCCAATGTGAATAATCAGTACCTCGCCCCGGCCGCTTCCAACGTGAATAATCAGTACCTTGCACCGGCCGCGTCCAATGTAAATAATCAGTATCTCGCTCCCGCTGTGGAAGCTGCGGCGGCGTCAGTGCCCGAGCTAACGAATGCTTACATTCCACCGAAAGCATTCTTCAAACACTAAACAATTTCGCGTTTCGCGTGGTGTCTGCTGTGTTGTCTAATTACtatttataaacttaattttttctttattttattattccaaATTACTGCCAATATTTCTCTGTGTGATATTATTAAGtgcaaattgttttgaaaacaatttcccAATAAAAACGAATGTATTAGTTTGTAAAATTGTTTAGAGAATCGTGTTCAGGAATCATTTTATATTAACGACATAGTTTCCGTTGTAATCAATGGGACATTGCACCAGTGGAGAAGAATAAGGGGATACAATTTTTACTTCTCTTTGAAAGTCTATATTAATCTGACATTCGTTATAAAAATGCGGTAAATAGTTGGTTAAGAGATTAGTATGAGGAATTAGAAGTTCGCTTTTCAATGACTTTGTGGGGCTTCGGTaactttatttcatatttctgtGGGATATTATGTAGgtgtttaaataaaagttggaaaagAGAGTGttaagtaaaaacatataattgTAGGTTCTGACATTGTCATCAGATACCCCTTCCTCCAAAAGTAAATTGCAGCTACTCGCAAAGAAAcatgtgtttatattaataatattaccCTCTCCGATGGACAGCTTTTATTATAAACATCGGGGAGTCGAataagtcttttcgtattttgtcaattgaTGTCTTTGCAGTCGAGTATCtgcagtgctaccaatcacattgtagattttaagcttaatttaactaaaaaaacgggaaaattgaaaacatgactgaaaataatgaagaacctagctacattttgaaatttttgtataaaaagggaagaatgtcaCGCAAGCacaaatgaaatttgtgaagtttatggaGATGATACTGTATTAGGTCGTGTATCACAACAACggtcgcttccgttctggaaatttcgaaatttcgatttaatgatggaataatgtctctagtggaAAAATGGCAGTAAGTGGTCgaacaaaatggtacatatttctttatttatttattagtataaatataaaaaaataagttgaagtttgattagaaatacgaaaatactttttcgactactatATGTGATATGTCTTTCTTTATTACCTGCTCTCAGTGAGCTTCTGTAGCAGAGTATTTTCAACGAAAGCTTCACTGTATTTGCAACAATTATTTGGAAATGGCTTTAAACCGATAAAACCGTGTGTTTTCGATTACAAATAAGACTCGCATGATGATCAAGTGGAGCATAGAAGGTTTCATCGCCAAATCGGAAATGAGTGCTCATATTATAAATGAGTGAGTGCATAGCTACGGGCGTACGTACTTAGCTAACACATATCGGTTTTAAAATTGCCAGATAAGATAGCAATATGTGAGTGTGCGGTTATGAACGGGCAGTGGCAAATAATGACAATAATTCCTCCAATAATGTGGTCAGATTGCCATTGCGATAAATTAGTGAGTCAGAGCTTTTCATTTCGGCTGAGCATATTCGCTAGCATTTATATGCGAACGCTACTGCGGTTTTTCCACACATGTAAGCTATCGCACATCATTGCGGTTTCTAAATATATTcacatgtacgtacatacatatgcatatgccgCGACTCGACGCCAGCGCCAGCGATGACGCGCGCACAATTTCAATTGCGAAAACAGCACTTTTTGAACACGATATTATTACCTTTTATTTGCTTAAATCGACTTGGCCAACGGCGCTGGGCAAATATTCCGACATCAAAGCATTGCTCTATAAAAGTGGTCTTAATAATACATTTAgcataatttgcatattttttattgtttaaacaaaaaagccAAACGGGTTTGAAATTgaattacttttacttttttatttctgtttgcgcttggattttttgtttgttctgcGCGCATTTCTGTTCGTTTTTGGTCGCCGGAGCAAAAGATTGTTTACCTTTTAGTTTTAGCTGCTGTTGATGGCACAGCCGCTTCTACTCACCTCCTCTTCTTCGTTTGCCGCAgtcttgcttttgttgttgtgcgccaCTTGCTCTTGCGCCGCATCCGTGAGTCAATTGCCGGCTCAAGTGCCGCGCTGAAATTTCAAACCTACTGGTAATTAAAGACTTCGCATGAAGTTCGCGCCGTCAGCCGCGCCGCAGCCTCACATCGTGCTGTGGctaataatgcatacacacacacgcgactagtgttgttgttgtttcaaacATTAGTTCAGAATGTTTTGACGGTCGACGTCTGGCAAAAGACAGCGCGCAAAGTCTTAGGTTTAATGAAGCATTTATACATCTCTgtgtacatttgtaaatatttatttataagcagttgcaaacatatgtacttctaggtacatacatgtataataATCCAGTCAGATGTCAGCACGAAATCGTCTTCACCTGACACGCTCCAGCTACTGTTGCGCGCTCGGCCAGACCAGCACCAGTAGGTACCTGTGTGCTGAGGGGCCGCTGCTTGGGTCTAATGTTTCTTTCATTAAtctataatttttcttgttttgcttttgctattGTTCGCGCGTTATCGGCAATGTTCGTGCTTGCACGTATCTTTCAAATGCTGATTCAcaattatgaaaataagtaaataaatgtgCCTTAGTTCGACAATAAGACGACTTTGCCGTTCTGAGTGAATGTGTCTTCTTTCCCTTGTTAGCCGGCTATCAATCACAGCAACCGCATATAAGGAAGTCATTATTCCCTATGTAGTTACATAAGTTAGTCAACCGGATGGAACCGCATTATGCAATTATATGCAATTTGATAGATTTTGGGGCTGCAGTTGTTGCGAATGTGCCACTTTATCAGACCCCCCGAGCAGAGAGTAGACATAATTGCTTGCGGTCTTTTATGATGATGTACTTCAAGGGTGTTTCATACGATATTCTGCATGATATGATTTCCCTTCTTCTTCTggtttgaaaaatgtaaatatttcggTTACTAATCCCTCCTTCTTGGCAGCCTCAACTTGTTAGCCATTCTTATAAAGGCTGAGTGCTTCAACCAAGTGGTAGGCCTCCAATCGCACTACTGCACATTAACTACACGATGGGGTGCAAAATAGCGACAGAGTTTGCGTGAGCTTTACATTAATCTTTATTTATGAGAAAGAGGGGCTGTCGAGTTATAAAATCGTAAATGATGTGAACATTGGCGGCATGcaaaacaatgcaaaattatGTACATTGCCACACACATGAGGAAAGTCCAAATGTCTGGACActaaggtatgtatgtatgtttgtatatggaTCGGATAAGTTACCTCACATGGGTGCCGTTATGTGTGCGACCGACGAGACGACTTCACTACGTGAGCTTTTGCAGTTGAACcgattttccaataaattccGGGCATGAAAAAGTTCGTTTCTATTTCAGTTAgtatatattaaacaaaaacaaaaccaaaaacaacggtaatgaataaataaaataaaataaaataataaagcgaTGTGCGCAGTATGACAAGGcgcgaaaaataaacaaaatctatGAACACGACCCAACCAAATACTGGCAGGCAGGCGGTCGACAGTCTTGACGAAAATCACATACGAAACAcacgaaaagcaacaacaaaaacaactaaagagGTAAGTGCTCATGAGCGAGGGCAAACATCAGAATGCAGAGCTTCTCCAAGCGACTCCAATGCAGGGAGTTGAGCAGAGAGCGGAGGCATTAGTGTTCTAATAGCAAGATAAGCACAGAAGGTGAGACATTGAAAATTCCACTGAAATACCAATCGATTCGGAATGAGTGTGTGTTCGACAAACACTGCGGAGTGATCAGCGCAGTCGGTTGAAGCCGGAGAACGGTTAGTGGGCAAGTGGCAAGTGGTGCGCGCAATGGCGCATGTGTGGGTGAGTGTGTTTGCGCCGAGCGGCGAGTGCAAATTCTACAGTCAGTGCGGATTTTCAGTTTGGCTAGTGTAGCGGAGCACGTCAGATTGCAAGCGCTTCGCGGATTTATGCGCGGGAAATGCACAACGGAAACTAAGTTATCGATAAACGAACAAAAACGGAGTGATTCAGTTATTGTGCATACGAGGCATATATTTTGTGCcgatttttgtaaaatgaatttaaaaatagtaattttactTGTGACCATTGTACACCAATACCAATACAAAGTTGTCAGTGCTCATTTGAGACCTCTGCATCCCGATCCAGAGAGCGATGAAGACGGTGGTGCAGGCTATAGACTAGGCTATAAATTGCCGTCTGTACTTAGTCCCGATGGACATTGGCAACGACTCACCACGCCTCACACCACCACTACTAATTCCAATACTTTATCTCATCCTAATACAACAACTTCTACTGCAGCAGCTCCCATGGTGAAAAACCTAACCCGTAACGAAGACTGGATCACGGATGATGAAGAATATTCTGATAGCTATGGCAGTGGCAGTGAAAGTGTCAGTGGCAGCGCAGAAGTCAACTTCGAGCCCACTTCTAGATCGCAAAGCAACATTACAGAACTTGAGCGCAGTACCAGCGATTCACCTCACCCACTCTACTGCTTGCCGGAAGTTTTCGAGCATGATTACGTGATCGTTGAAAACTACACTCAAcctaatacaaatatttggaaGCGCGCACGCATTGGAGAGCGTGCGGGTCTAAGGGAAGTGTGTCTGAAGCCAAATGGCTTGCCGCTGACGCGCTTGTGCCGCTACAATCCGTTAACTCGCGCCGCTGAGTGGGAGGATATCAGCGGTTGGAAGCACATCGTTTGCATGCGACAAACTCGCGAATGCATACTCAGCGACAAGCTGAATTCATTGCATGAGAAGCTGCTCGAAGGGCAGGTGCTGCAAGCTGGTGTAGCCCAGCGCAGCCAAGTGACTGGCGAACTGTATACAATGTTGCgtgaaaaaaactttaaactatTACCCGCCGACGTGCATTTGACGTCACAGATACTGCATGA contains the following coding sequences:
- the LOC105232519 gene encoding uncharacterized protein LOC105232519; translated protein: MFHYCVCLSLLVIASAQDVGYNYASASVPEPQVLLAPPEPAAAPEYVSTPVAAATQQHIQQAAPATVYRKEFYIFTAPAESVVHQSVVPAAQPAPIVKKHLNVVLIKAPESGKSRYQPLHTSVPHVTEESRTQIYVLNKEPSRQAIRPAASQQHTTTYKTHKPEVHYLKYSTPAEAEQLQQQIVQQYGGGHVIELGGRGAASNVHTQYVAPAASNVNNQYLAPAASNVNNQYLAPAASNVNNQYLAPAVEAAAASVPELTNAYIPPKAFFKH